The Streptomyces durmitorensis genome contains the following window.
CGGCTCTGGCTCCAGGCGGGCTTTTACATGGTGCTCTTCCTCGCCGGACTCCAGCGCATCAGCCCCACCCTCTACGAGGCGGCGGCCGTGGACGGGGCACGGCCCGGCTGGCAGGTCTTCCGGCACATCACCTTCCCCCAGCTGAAAGCCACATCCGTGGCGGTGGTGCTGCTCCTGGTCATCAACGCGTTCCAGGCGTTCGACGAGTTCTACAACCTGCTCTCGGACTCCCGCGGCTACCCGCCCTACGCCAGACCCCCACTCGTCTACCTCTACTACACGGCGCTCGGCCAGGGACAGAACCTCGGCCTCGGCAGCGCGGGCGCCGTCCTGCTCGCCCTGATCATCGCGGTGGTGACGGTGGGACAGGCGAAGTGGTTCGGGCTCGGCAAGAAGGAGGCGGAGTGAGAGACGACTCAAGGGTCAGGGCGGGCCGCGCGCTGCGGCTTTCCCTGCTCATCGCGCTCGCGTTCCTGTTCCTGATCCCCTTCTACCTCCTCGTGCGCAACGGACTCTCGGCCGAGAGCGACATCACCTCGCCCGAGTGGACCTTCTTCCCGTCCTCGCTGCGCTGGGGGAACGTCAAGGAGCTCTTCGACGACACCTCTGTGCCGTTCGCGCGCTCCCTGCTCAACTCCTCCCTGATCGCGGTCGCGACGACGCTCGGCACGCTGCTGCTCGCCTCACTCGCCGGATACGGCCTGGCCCGCATCCCCTACCGCCACGCGAACAAGGTGTTCTACGCGATCCTCGGCACGCTGATGGTCCCGGCCTCCGTCACCTTCGTACCGTCCTTCGTCCTGGTCTCGTCGCTCGGCTGGGTGTCGACGCTGCGCGGCCTGATCGTCCCGACCCTGTTCTCCGCCTTCGCGTGCTTCGTCTTCCGGCAGTACTTCCTCGGATTTCCAAGGGAGTTGGAGGACGCGGCGCGCGTCGACGGGCTCGGATACTGGCGCACGTACTGGCGGGTGGTCGTGCCCAACTCCCGGCCGGTCTTCGCGGCGGTGGGCACGATCGTCTTCATCGGTGCGTGGAACTCGTTCCTGTGGCCGCTGGTCATCGGCCAGGACAGAAACGCGTGGACGGTACAGGTGGCGCTGTCGTCGTTCACCACGTCACAGGTGATCAGGCTGCACGAACTCTTCATCGCGGCCGCCGTGTCGATCGTGCCGCTGCTCGTGGTGTTCCTGTTCTTCCAGCGGTGGATCGTGGCGGGGGTGGAGCGCTCGGGCATCGACGACTGACGGCGCCGCGTGTACGCCGGGCGTTGTCCTCCCGAGGGGCTATGGGGCGGTGTGCTTGCGGGCTCGGTAGGCGGCGGCCTTGACGCGGTTGCCGCAGGCCTGCATGCCGCACCAGGTGCGGCGCGTGCCGCGGGAGCGGTCGAGGTAGAGGCGGGTGCAGGTGGGGCGGCCGCATTCCTTCAGGCAGGTGTGGGGGTCGGCGAGCAGGGTGATCGCGCGGCGGGCGATGTGGGTGAGCGCGGAGCGGAGATCTCCCGACAGGTGGGTGCCTGCGTCGCTGAGGCGCAGGGCGGGGAGCGGCCCTGCGGCGGCGTCGTTGAGGATGTCCAGGCTGCCCGGCGTGTAGGGGCGGCTCTGCATGAGGTCGAGGGCGAGTTGGTGGATGGCCTCGCGGAGCTGAAGGGCGCAGGTGAGGGCTGCGGGGTCGGCAGGCACCTGGTCGGGGAGTTCGTCGCAGGCCATGACCCACTGTTCGAGGTCGGCGGGGGTGGCAAGGAGGTCGCGGGGCTGGTCGCGGCGGGATTCCACGGTGGCGACCAGGTCCAGGGCGGGGTTTCCGCTGACGAAGGCGAAGTGCACGTCACCATCTTGACCGGTGACGTGCGGTCGGGCAACACTTGTCACCTGTTCAACCGGTGACGTAGTGGTGGGAGCTGGGATCACGGATGCCCGAGGCACGCGATATCGAGGTCGTCGTCCTCGACGTCCTGGGAACGATGGTGGACGAGGCCGGTGGGCTCGGTGCGGCCATCGGCGAGGCGGTCGCCGAGTCGGGCGATGCCTCATCAGAGGCATCGGTAGAGCACCTGCTCGCGGTGTGGCACGAGCATGTCGAGCGTGAGCAGCGGCGCATCGGAGAGGGGGACCGCTCGTACGCCAACAGCGAGGTCATCGACGGCGAGGCGGCCGAGCGGGTGGCTGAGCGCGCCGGGCTCACCGACCCCGTGGTCATCGGGCGGCTGGCTGCCGCATCGCAGCGGCTCGGCCCCTGGGAGGACTCCGTCGCCGGACTCGCACGCCTTTCGCGGCGCTTTCCGGTGCTGGGACTCTCGAATGCCACTCCCGGCGCTCTGCTCCGTCTGAACGCGCATGCGGGGCTGCGCTGGCATCAGGTGTTGTCGGCCGACGACGCCCGCGCCTACAAGCCCGCTCCGGAGGTCTACAAGCTCGCGGTTGAGGCGGCGGGATGTCCGCCCGAGCGTGTGCTGATGGTTGCCGCGCACGCCTGGGACCTACGAGGAGCTCAGGCACTGGGCATGCGAACCGCCTACGTCCGGCGGCCGGTTGGGGATCCACCCAGGACGACCGACTCCTTCGACTGGTGGGCGCAGAGCCTGGATGAGCTGGTCGCCGCCCTGACGGAGGCGTAGCAGCACAGCAGAAAGCCCCGGATGCCGAAAAGCGTCCGGGGCTTCGCCATGAGCGCTGGGCAGGCCTTGCACCTGCATTTCCCCGCAGGAAGCGGGGCGTCTTTCCTTGGACGACCAACGCCGGGCCCGTTGCCGGGGTTTCACCGGCTGCGGGCTCAAGATCAACCATAACGTACGGGGCCGGCGCCTCGCGCCACGCCCACGACGTCACGGCGGCACGCGCCGGTCCTGGGCCGCAAGGCGCCCCCGCGGCCGGGCCGCCACCCGGCGACAAATCATCCTCTGTTACACACCTGTGTCGATTTGCCCTACAACGAACTCCGGGGCCGCGTCGTCTAGCAGGTGGGATCCGACCCGTGGACGAATGACGAATGACGAACGAGGAGTGGTCAGCAGTGGGGGACATACGCAGACGAGGAGCCGTGGCTCTGGGGATCACCGTGCTGGTGGCCCCGCTCACGGTGGCGCTCGGTACGGGCAGTGCTCAGGCCGCGTCGTGCTCGACACAGACCGGGCCGTACCAGAAGCAGGTCGAGAAGTTCCTCGGCCGCCCGGTGGACGGCAAGCAGTCGGCAGCCGACTGCAAGGTCATCAAGGCCTTCCAGACCAAGCACAAGATCACCCCGAACGCCGGGTACGCGGGGAGCGTCACCTGGGGCGTCATGAACCTCATGAACAAGCAGAAAGCGGTGGGCAACACCCCCAACAAGGCGGGTAAGTGCCCGACCAACAAGGGGCGCATCGCCTGCGTCGACCTGACGCTCCAGCTCAGCTGGATCCAGGACGGCCGGAACCTCAAGTACGGCCCGGTACCGGTGCGCACCGGCCGCAACGGCCACGAGACCCGCACGGGCCTGAAGAAGGTCTACTGGCGCAACATCGACCACGTGTCGAGCATCTACCACGTGCCGATGCCGTACAGCCAGTTCTTCGACGGCGGCCAGGCGTTCCACTCCGTCGGCATCAGCGTCTGGTCCCCTCCGGGCTCCCACGGCTGCGTCAACATGACGAAGAAGGACGCCGTGCAGTACTGGAACATGCTGCGCAAGGGCGACGACGTCTTCGTCTACGGCCGCAAGCCGGGCACCTGATCCGTAGCTTTCACGGATCCGACCGGCCTGGCCCCCGCCTCCTGGTCGAGCGCCCGCGCCAGGCCGTGGGCGCTGCCCTGGCTCGCTGTTGGGGCACTTCGGTCCGCACCACCGTCACCTGCACCCCGGCGCACAAGGCGGGCGTACCGCTGACGCCTGAAGTGGTGGGTCTATGCGGTCTATACGGCAGAAGTCAGATACGGCCATGTGTCAGCCGAGTCAGCGGTCCGCCCTGGATCTTCGCTGACCGGCGCCCGGCGGTGAAAGAAGCTCCGACCACGGTGACCAGACCAGCGGCAGCCCCTGCGGCGATGGCCTTGCGGTTCTTCACCAGGGTCCAGCCGGTGACTGCCGTGGAAGCGACCTTGCCGGTGGCCGATACCACTGTCTTGCCGCCGCTCTCGATACCGGCGGCTGCCGCCTGCTTTGCGCGCTGCGTCGCGAGACCGAACGAATGGGCACCAGAAGCGGCGGCGTCGGTCGCCTCGCCAGCGGAATCCTTCGCCTTCTCGGCAGCCTGAGCCGATTCCTGCTTGGCCTTCTGTGCAGTGGTGTTCACCTTGTGCGCTCCTGTGCTTGGAGTCGACCGCCCCTTGGCGGCTGTTGCCTTCGTGCTGTGCCGGCCGTTTCCGGCGCTGTCATCAGAGGTTCTTCTCTCGTCAGCCATGCAGTCCGTGTTGCCAGTCAACGCCCTGTGAAACTCGGTGCGTCTGACTGCTCCTTGCCGACAGGCGGCAAGGAACCCAGAGGCCCGGGGCTCAGATGCAGGTCACGGGCGCGGATAGCCGTCGAGACTGTCGACCGGGACGGGCCGAAGTCTCGTGCCGTCCTCATGCATGGCTGGGGTGCGAGGAGAGGCAGCTTCAACGCGGATGCCGGGCCAGTCGAGCGCTACCTCCGCGACGTCCTGCATTGCCGCAGGGGCGGTCGAGGCAGCCGGGCAGGGTGGTGGTGTCGCTGCCCATCCGTAACCGACCCTCGGCCCCCACCATCGGCTTGCCGGTGCCGCGTTCGGCGGTCCCGGCCCTGCTGGCGAGGTGGCCCTTGTCGTACGCCAGCGCCCCCGGCCGACGGGGGTACCAGCCCCCACTCGCGAGGGTCAGAGCTGTTACCAGCGCATCGCGGTGAAGTCGACGGGGCGGGGC
Protein-coding sequences here:
- a CDS encoding carbohydrate ABC transporter permease — its product is MRDDSRVRAGRALRLSLLIALAFLFLIPFYLLVRNGLSAESDITSPEWTFFPSSLRWGNVKELFDDTSVPFARSLLNSSLIAVATTLGTLLLASLAGYGLARIPYRHANKVFYAILGTLMVPASVTFVPSFVLVSSLGWVSTLRGLIVPTLFSAFACFVFRQYFLGFPRELEDAARVDGLGYWRTYWRVVVPNSRPVFAAVGTIVFIGAWNSFLWPLVIGQDRNAWTVQVALSSFTTSQVIRLHELFIAAAVSIVPLLVVFLFFQRWIVAGVERSGIDD
- a CDS encoding CGNR zinc finger domain-containing protein, whose translation is MHFAFVSGNPALDLVATVESRRDQPRDLLATPADLEQWVMACDELPDQVPADPAALTCALQLREAIHQLALDLMQSRPYTPGSLDILNDAAAGPLPALRLSDAGTHLSGDLRSALTHIARRAITLLADPHTCLKECGRPTCTRLYLDRSRGTRRTWCGMQACGNRVKAAAYRARKHTAP
- a CDS encoding haloacid dehalogenase type II encodes the protein MPEARDIEVVVLDVLGTMVDEAGGLGAAIGEAVAESGDASSEASVEHLLAVWHEHVEREQRRIGEGDRSYANSEVIDGEAAERVAERAGLTDPVVIGRLAAASQRLGPWEDSVAGLARLSRRFPVLGLSNATPGALLRLNAHAGLRWHQVLSADDARAYKPAPEVYKLAVEAAGCPPERVLMVAAHAWDLRGAQALGMRTAYVRRPVGDPPRTTDSFDWWAQSLDELVAALTEA
- a CDS encoding L,D-transpeptidase, producing MGDIRRRGAVALGITVLVAPLTVALGTGSAQAASCSTQTGPYQKQVEKFLGRPVDGKQSAADCKVIKAFQTKHKITPNAGYAGSVTWGVMNLMNKQKAVGNTPNKAGKCPTNKGRIACVDLTLQLSWIQDGRNLKYGPVPVRTGRNGHETRTGLKKVYWRNIDHVSSIYHVPMPYSQFFDGGQAFHSVGISVWSPPGSHGCVNMTKKDAVQYWNMLRKGDDVFVYGRKPGT